The Deinococcus detaillensis genome includes a window with the following:
- a CDS encoding NADH:flavin oxidoreductase/NADH oxidase yields the protein MTSSSAEGFTLSGDGSSSPVLLSPLRIAQLTLKNRVVVSPMCMYSAEDGFANDFHLVHLGRFALGGAALIFTEAAAVSPEGRISPDDLGLWNDQQIGSLARIADFVHQQGALIGIQLAHAGRKAGMSAPWKGGELVPPEAGGWTVLGPDVHAYSPRYGSPHAMSPEDIAQVVKDFTASARRAVIAGFDTLEIHAAHGYLLHQFLSPLSNSRLDQYGGTLENRARLLLEVTRAVRGVWPDHLPLFVRLSATDWAPGGWDIEQTVEISRQLSREGVNVIDVSSGGLTPDQQITAGPGYQVPFAERLKQDTDLVVMAVGMITEPQQAEQILQAKQADLVALARELLRDPQFVQRTAWQSGQAVEVPVQYQRAWPKPE from the coding sequence ATGACTTCTTCCTCTGCTGAGGGCTTTACGCTGTCCGGCGACGGCTCGTCCAGCCCTGTGCTGCTCAGCCCACTGCGTATCGCCCAACTGACTCTCAAAAACCGCGTGGTGGTGTCGCCGATGTGCATGTACAGCGCTGAGGACGGCTTTGCTAACGATTTTCATTTGGTGCATCTGGGCCGGTTTGCATTGGGAGGCGCGGCTTTAATCTTTACGGAGGCCGCCGCCGTGAGTCCGGAAGGCCGCATCAGCCCGGACGATTTGGGCCTGTGGAACGATCAGCAGATTGGCTCGCTGGCCCGCATCGCCGACTTTGTGCATCAGCAGGGCGCACTGATCGGGATTCAGTTGGCGCACGCTGGGCGCAAAGCTGGAATGTCCGCACCTTGGAAGGGCGGCGAACTGGTGCCGCCGGAAGCGGGCGGCTGGACGGTGCTGGGGCCAGACGTACACGCTTATTCGCCGCGCTACGGCTCGCCGCACGCCATGAGCCCCGAAGACATCGCGCAGGTGGTCAAAGACTTTACCGCCAGCGCCCGCCGCGCCGTGATCGCCGGATTCGACACCCTCGAAATTCACGCCGCGCACGGCTATTTGCTCCACCAGTTTCTCTCGCCGCTGAGCAACAGCCGCCTCGATCAGTACGGCGGCACTTTAGAGAACCGCGCCCGCTTGCTGCTGGAAGTCACCAGAGCCGTGCGCGGAGTCTGGCCCGACCACCTGCCGCTGTTCGTGCGCCTGTCGGCGACTGACTGGGCACCCGGTGGCTGGGACATTGAGCAGACCGTGGAAATCTCCCGCCAGCTTTCCCGCGAAGGGGTGAACGTCATCGACGTTTCGAGTGGCGGCCTCACGCCAGATCAACAAATTACCGCCGGCCCCGGCTACCAAGTGCCGTTCGCCGAGCGCCTCAAGCAGGACACCGACTTGGTGGTGATGGCGGTAGGTATGATTACCGAGCCGCAGCAAGCCGAGCAGATTTTGCAGGCCAAGCAAGCCGATTTGGTAGCGCTGGCCCGCGAACTGCTGCGCGATCCGCAGTTTGTTCAGCGGACGGCGTGGCAATCTGGCCAAGCGGTAGAGGTGCCGGTGCAGTACCAGCGGGCGTGGCCGAAGCCGGAGTAA
- the ffh gene encoding signal recognition particle protein gives MFETLGNKLQDILERLQREKTLTDAQVKVAMREIRMALLEADVNFGVAKEFVSRVSEKAVGQEVLGSLNAGQMVVKLVHDELIQTLGGESKQPTLKNEGNVVFMVGLQGAGKTTSTGKLAKFYKEKGRRVLLIAADTQRPAAREQLRTLGNQVGVPVLEVANGETPAQTRQRLNEFQQQDFRDLVIVDTAGRLQIDENLMTQLADLQAALQPTETLLVVDAMTGQEALSVAKTFDDRVNLTGLIITKMDGDARGGAALSARFVTGKPIYFAGTSEKLTGLEPFYPDRVAGRILGMGDVLGLIERAQQADLQSMETKKAEEFDLEDLLNQLRQIRKMGPLGDLIKLIPGMSRALPEGFSIDEKQIHKIDSMISSMTMKERRNPKILNASRRKRIAAGAGTQVSEINKLVKMHEQMKDMMKMLQRMSGGKGMGALGGGMKGAGMKGGRALQPNQVLPPKLPRR, from the coding sequence ATGTTTGAGACCCTCGGCAACAAATTGCAAGACATTTTGGAACGCCTCCAGCGCGAAAAAACCCTGACCGATGCGCAAGTCAAAGTCGCCATGCGCGAAATTCGGATGGCCCTCCTCGAGGCCGACGTGAATTTCGGCGTGGCCAAAGAGTTCGTCTCACGCGTCAGCGAGAAGGCGGTGGGCCAAGAAGTGCTGGGCAGCCTCAACGCCGGTCAGATGGTGGTCAAGCTGGTTCACGATGAGCTAATCCAGACGCTCGGCGGCGAGTCCAAGCAGCCGACCCTCAAGAATGAAGGCAATGTGGTGTTTATGGTCGGCCTTCAGGGAGCGGGCAAAACCACCTCCACCGGCAAGCTGGCCAAGTTCTACAAGGAAAAAGGCCGCCGGGTGCTGCTGATCGCCGCCGACACCCAGCGCCCCGCCGCCCGCGAGCAACTCCGCACCCTCGGCAACCAAGTCGGCGTGCCGGTGCTGGAAGTCGCCAACGGCGAAACGCCCGCCCAGACCAGACAGCGCCTGAATGAATTTCAGCAGCAAGATTTCCGCGATCTGGTGATTGTGGACACGGCTGGCCGCCTGCAAATCGACGAAAATTTGATGACCCAGTTGGCCGACCTTCAGGCCGCCTTGCAGCCCACCGAGACGCTGCTGGTGGTGGACGCCATGACCGGGCAAGAAGCGCTGAGCGTCGCCAAAACCTTCGACGATCGGGTGAACTTGACCGGCCTGATCATCACCAAAATGGACGGCGACGCACGCGGCGGTGCAGCCCTTTCCGCACGCTTCGTGACGGGCAAGCCGATTTATTTCGCGGGCACCTCCGAAAAATTGACCGGCTTGGAACCGTTTTATCCTGACCGCGTGGCGGGCCGCATTCTGGGCATGGGCGACGTGCTGGGCCTGATCGAGCGGGCGCAGCAAGCCGATTTGCAGAGCATGGAAACCAAAAAGGCCGAGGAATTCGACCTTGAAGACCTGCTCAATCAACTGCGCCAGATTCGCAAAATGGGGCCGCTCGGCGACCTTATCAAACTGATTCCAGGCATGAGCCGCGCCCTGCCGGAAGGATTTAGCATCGACGAAAAGCAGATTCACAAAATTGATTCGATGATCTCCAGCATGACGATGAAGGAGCGGCGCAACCCCAAGATTTTGAATGCCTCGCGCCGCAAGCGCATCGCGGCGGGCGCGGGCACCCAGGTCAGCGAGATCAACAAGTTGGTCAAAATGCACGAGCAGATGAAGGACATGATGAAAATGCTTCAGCGCATGAGCGGCGGCAAAGGCATGGGAGCGCTGGGGGGCGGCATGAAAGGAGCAGGCATGAAGGGCGGGCGGGCCCTGCAGCCCAATCAGGTTTTGCCGCCCAAGCTGCCGCGCCGCTGA
- a CDS encoding RNA 2'-phosphotransferase, which produces MNSPVTDKQLSHQLSYLLRHAPHQAGLSLEAGGWVPLAPLLMHLGVSRPQVERVVAQSDKQRFSLRGERIRANQGHSVPVDLELLPTEPPSVLYHGTVAAALSSIRFSGLRPMQRHHVHLSPDVETARRVGAKRGPAMILTVRSDLMHARGHLFYRSENGVWLVDEVPSQFLVFP; this is translated from the coding sequence ATGAACAGTCCAGTGACCGACAAACAACTCTCCCACCAACTCTCATATCTGCTCCGGCACGCGCCGCACCAAGCGGGCCTGAGTTTAGAAGCGGGCGGCTGGGTGCCGTTAGCGCCGCTCTTGATGCATCTGGGCGTCAGCCGCCCGCAAGTGGAGCGGGTGGTGGCCCAGTCCGACAAACAGCGCTTTTCGCTGCGCGGCGAGCGAATTCGCGCCAATCAGGGCCACAGCGTTCCGGTGGATTTAGAGCTGCTGCCCACCGAGCCGCCAAGCGTCCTGTATCACGGCACGGTGGCCGCCGCGCTCAGCAGTATTCGGTTCAGCGGTCTGCGGCCTATGCAGCGCCACCACGTTCACCTCTCGCCGGACGTGGAGACGGCCCGCCGCGTGGGCGCGAAGCGTGGCCCAGCCATGATTCTGACGGTACGCTCCGATTTGATGCACGCCAGAGGACACCTCTTTTACCGCTCCGAAAACGGCGTCTGGTTGGTGGACGAAGTGCCGAGTCAGTTTTTGGTCTTTCCTTGA
- a CDS encoding ABC transporter permease, with protein MRVGGINLSIWREPYFLGRLGWTLSQAGLTVLLGAAIAWPLAYLLSRHALRGKLGLLRLLLLPFVTPALVAVLGLTALLGPRGWITQLTGLDLSDSPALIILGNLFFNLPIMLRLAYGGFARVPPSLTGAARTLGANHWQAALTVALPLALPGLAAGAILVFLYSALSFGLPLTLGGEKYATLEVEIYTLTAYELRLPEASALILGQLVVTLAATLLYTRLTSGAVTSAARALPRARGAAALALFSLLALTLLICFSPLLAVVIRSFSGVGGPTLAFWHGLVSPDNDPPLSLMLYNTLRFAGFTLLGAVVLGASHALGAYLSRSRSLDALSLLPLMLSPVSVGVGYLLTYPAWAAQLGLLIAAYTLIASPLITRSLLPALRALPLRALEAARTLGASPLMASRTVALPLIWPALRGGAALSLATVLGEFGATLVLTRPEWSTLSTGLYERLGRPGAQNLGEACALATILLGLALGAFTVLDGGEGEVA; from the coding sequence ATGCGGGTGGGCGGCATCAATCTCAGCATCTGGCGAGAGCCGTATTTTCTGGGCCGATTGGGCTGGACGCTCAGCCAAGCGGGCCTCACCGTGCTGCTGGGAGCCGCCATCGCTTGGCCGCTGGCCTACTTGCTTTCGCGCCACGCCCTGAGGGGCAAACTGGGCCTGCTGCGGCTACTGCTGTTGCCGTTCGTCACGCCGGCGCTGGTGGCGGTGCTGGGCCTGACCGCTTTGCTGGGGCCGCGCGGCTGGATCACCCAGCTGACTGGCCTAGACCTCTCAGACAGTCCGGCACTGATTATTCTGGGCAATTTGTTTTTTAATTTGCCGATTATGCTGCGCCTCGCTTACGGCGGCTTCGCCCGCGTGCCGCCGAGCCTGACCGGAGCGGCCCGCACGCTGGGAGCCAATCACTGGCAAGCGGCCCTGACGGTGGCCCTACCGCTGGCCTTACCGGGTCTGGCAGCGGGAGCAATTTTGGTGTTTTTGTATAGCGCTCTGTCGTTCGGCTTGCCGCTGACGCTGGGCGGCGAGAAATACGCCACGTTGGAAGTCGAGATTTATACCCTGACCGCTTACGAACTGCGGCTGCCAGAGGCCAGCGCCCTGATTCTGGGACAGTTGGTGGTCACGCTGGCAGCCACATTGCTCTACACCAGACTGACCAGCGGAGCAGTGACCTCAGCCGCCCGCGCCTTGCCGAGGGCGCGGGGCGCGGCGGCGCTGGCACTGTTCAGCTTATTGGCGCTGACCTTGCTGATCTGCTTTTCGCCACTGCTGGCGGTGGTCATTCGCAGCTTTTCCGGCGTGGGCGGCCCGACGTTGGCGTTTTGGCACGGCCTCGTCAGCCCCGATAACGACCCGCCGCTGAGCTTGATGCTCTACAACACGCTGCGCTTCGCGGGCTTTACCTTGCTGGGCGCGGTTGTCTTGGGCGCGTCACACGCTTTGGGCGCGTACCTGAGCCGCTCACGTTCCCTCGACGCCCTTTCGCTGCTGCCGCTGATGCTCTCTCCAGTCAGTGTGGGGGTGGGCTACTTGCTGACGTATCCGGCTTGGGCGGCGCAACTCGGGCTGCTGATCGCCGCTTACACGCTGATCGCCTCGCCGCTGATTACCCGCAGCTTGTTGCCGGCTCTCCGCGCCCTGCCGCTCCGCGCATTGGAGGCCGCCCGCACGCTGGGAGCCAGCCCGTTGATGGCCAGCCGCACGGTGGCCTTGCCGCTGATCTGGCCCGCCCTGCGCGGCGGCGCAGCGCTCTCGCTCGCCACGGTGCTGGGCGAGTTCGGGGCCACATTGGTGCTGACCCGCCCCGAGTGGTCCACCCTCAGCACCGGCCTATATGAGCGGCTCGGCAGGCCCGGCGCACAAAATTTAGGCGAGGCTTGTGCGCTGGCCACCATTTTGTTGGGTCTGGCGCTGGGAGCTTTTACTGTGCTGGACGGGGGGGAAGGGGAAGTGGCTTGA
- a CDS encoding S1 RNA-binding domain-containing protein, with protein MQLDSGAVAEGRVTRVTDFGAFIQFDNGETGLVHISQIAHSFVRNIHDHVHEGDTVDVKVLGRDERGRLDLSIKELLEEPEEIPRPRAIGRQSPQFEAKLRSFMRDAKERTTAGGKKPATPTKRKK; from the coding sequence GTGCAACTTGATTCCGGCGCGGTCGCTGAAGGCCGCGTTACCCGCGTCACTGACTTCGGGGCGTTCATACAATTCGACAACGGCGAAACTGGGTTGGTTCACATCTCCCAAATTGCCCATTCGTTCGTTCGCAACATCCACGACCATGTCCATGAGGGCGACACCGTGGATGTCAAGGTCTTGGGCCGAGACGAACGCGGCAGACTTGATTTGTCGATCAAGGAACTGCTCGAGGAACCGGAAGAAATTCCGCGCCCCCGCGCCATTGGCCGCCAAAGCCCGCAGTTTGAAGCCAAGCTGCGCTCGTTTATGCGTGACGCCAAAGAGCGCACCACCGCAGGCGGCAAAAAGCCGGCGACGCCCACCAAGCGCAAGAAGTAA
- a CDS encoding HD domain-containing protein, translated as MSTSNPLLTTKFQEALVLAAEWHAAQTRKGSGVPYLSHLLGVASLALEFGANETEAVAALLHDALEDGPHNTGRSHQDLRAEIVRRFGKEAARLVDAATDATPDPHGPKPDWATRKRAYLGHLSQASVSALLVSASDKLHNSRSISVNAFTDGEGVFERFTAGKNGTVQYYRLLADAYHMAAQRPEVAARPRLLALFAELERTVSALETALGLGKEAVRVFAPLG; from the coding sequence GTGTCTACTTCTAATCCCCTCCTGACCACCAAATTTCAAGAAGCGCTGGTGCTTGCTGCCGAGTGGCACGCCGCCCAAACCCGTAAAGGCAGCGGCGTGCCTTATCTCTCGCACCTCCTGGGCGTGGCTTCGCTGGCCCTCGAATTCGGCGCGAACGAAACCGAGGCCGTCGCTGCTTTGTTGCACGACGCGCTGGAAGACGGCCCCCACAACACCGGGCGCAGCCACCAGGATCTCCGCGCTGAGATCGTGCGGCGTTTTGGCAAAGAGGCGGCCCGCTTGGTGGATGCCGCCACCGACGCGACCCCCGATCCGCACGGCCCCAAACCCGATTGGGCCACCCGCAAACGCGCTTACCTCGGTCATTTATCTCAGGCGTCGGTGTCTGCGCTGCTCGTCTCGGCTTCCGACAAACTCCACAACAGCCGCAGCATTTCGGTGAACGCCTTTACTGATGGCGAAGGTGTGTTTGAGCGCTTCACTGCCGGGAAAAACGGCACGGTGCAGTATTACCGCTTGCTTGCCGACGCTTACCACATGGCCGCCCAGCGGCCCGAAGTCGCCGCCCGCCCGCGTTTGCTGGCTTTGTTCGCTGAGTTGGAACGCACGGTGAGCGCTTTAGAAACGGCTTTGGGGCTCGGTAAAGAAGCGGTGCGGGTCTTTGCGCCGCTGGGGTAA
- the argF gene encoding ornithine carbamoyltransferase translates to MAGRDFLSNLDMTSAELRSVLDTAASMKRGEWRGVKPLAGLSLALVFEKASLRTRTTFDVGMYQLGGHAITLSNQEIGLGQRERVSDVARNLERWVDGIMGRVYLQQTLQELADHACVPVINGLSDMLHPVQLLADYQTIEEELGSAASKRVVYIGDGNNLANSHIHMGVLSGSDVTIVTPVGYEPNGGVLQGALKRGAAVTLTNDLAAVEGADVLYTDVWISMGQEAEADIRRRAFQGYQVTPQMLESIAPDGIFLHCLPAHYGEETVPEATEHPKSRVFDQAENRLHAQKALLYHLLGAAKPRW, encoded by the coding sequence ATGGCGGGGCGCGACTTTTTATCCAACCTCGATATGACCAGCGCCGAGCTCCGCAGCGTTCTGGACACTGCCGCCTCGATGAAGCGCGGTGAGTGGCGCGGTGTCAAGCCGCTTGCGGGGCTGTCACTGGCGCTGGTTTTCGAGAAAGCCAGTTTGAGGACCCGCACCACTTTTGATGTGGGGATGTACCAACTCGGCGGCCACGCCATCACCCTGTCGAATCAAGAAATCGGCCTCGGCCAGCGTGAGCGCGTCAGCGACGTGGCCCGCAACTTGGAGCGCTGGGTAGACGGAATCATGGGCCGGGTTTATTTGCAGCAGACCCTGCAGGAATTGGCCGATCACGCCTGCGTTCCGGTCATCAACGGGCTGTCGGACATGCTCCATCCGGTGCAGCTGCTGGCCGATTACCAGACCATCGAGGAGGAGTTGGGGAGCGCGGCGAGCAAGCGGGTAGTCTACATCGGCGACGGCAACAACCTCGCCAACAGCCACATTCACATGGGCGTGCTGAGCGGCTCCGACGTGACCATCGTGACGCCGGTGGGCTACGAACCCAACGGCGGCGTGCTTCAGGGCGCACTCAAGCGGGGCGCGGCCGTCACGCTGACCAACGACCTCGCAGCGGTGGAAGGCGCGGACGTGCTGTATACCGACGTCTGGATTTCGATGGGCCAGGAAGCCGAAGCCGACATTCGCCGCCGCGCTTTTCAGGGCTATCAAGTCACGCCGCAGATGTTGGAGAGTATCGCCCCAGACGGGATTTTCCTCCACTGCCTACCGGCCCACTATGGCGAAGAAACCGTGCCGGAAGCCACCGAACATCCCAAGAGCCGCGTGTTTGACCAAGCCGAGAACCGCCTGCACGCTCAAAAGGCCCTGCTGTATCACCTGCTGGGCGCGGCCAAACCGAGGTGGTGA
- a CDS encoding 2Fe-2S iron-sulfur cluster-binding protein: MITLTVNGYGEFQVQDNERLVLALERSGVDILHRCGGVARCTTCKVEFSVGEPFQMTQAEHDKLEEKGLSGVRLSCQILCQHDMTLTPVQTEKNSGLEAGKTPAETVEPEPVWIERS; the protein is encoded by the coding sequence ATGATCACACTGACAGTAAACGGCTACGGAGAATTTCAAGTTCAAGACAACGAGCGCTTGGTGCTGGCTTTGGAGCGCAGCGGCGTGGACATTTTGCACCGCTGCGGCGGCGTGGCCCGCTGCACGACTTGCAAGGTTGAATTCAGCGTGGGCGAGCCGTTTCAAATGACGCAGGCCGAACACGACAAACTCGAAGAAAAGGGCCTGAGCGGCGTGCGCTTGTCGTGCCAAATTCTGTGCCAGCACGATATGACGCTCACACCTGTGCAGACTGAGAAAAACAGCGGCTTGGAAGCGGGCAAGACTCCTGCCGAAACAGTCGAGCCGGAACCCGTTTGGATTGAGCGCAGCTGA
- a CDS encoding DUF4388 domain-containing protein, with protein sequence MSQSNDLESFDLIELLSVLAKGAKTGALRIYRGQQIFTLWLLSGRVRRMDGAGFDTGAAVLAQLLEDPSGRFHFEADEVVPFPNLNQSHDAFAYAALKRMPPPPLKFDGPGRLEPPERFAELTLDLYEQEVLRGVAEGKPLSELAAARDPRAAPLLGRLTRLRLIGERRTRVARLVVQVQRQAGGRQGSSAAIDETIFRRWREAVGGHIEYIQVREERSGKVYQMPVSAAADAGTSLQLSPELLIRTGLRAGDAVLVRPVTALMGAEPNSS encoded by the coding sequence GTGAGCCAGTCCAATGACCTGGAGTCGTTCGATCTCATCGAGCTGCTCTCGGTACTGGCCAAGGGAGCCAAAACGGGTGCGCTCCGCATCTACCGGGGCCAGCAGATTTTTACCTTGTGGCTCCTGAGCGGGCGGGTGCGCCGGATGGATGGGGCGGGCTTTGACACGGGCGCAGCCGTCTTGGCCCAGCTCCTTGAAGACCCGAGCGGACGCTTTCATTTTGAAGCGGATGAAGTGGTTCCCTTTCCCAATCTCAATCAGTCGCACGACGCCTTTGCTTACGCTGCCCTCAAGCGGATGCCGCCTCCGCCGCTGAAATTTGACGGCCCGGGCCGCTTGGAGCCGCCGGAGCGCTTCGCAGAGCTGACCCTAGACTTGTACGAACAAGAAGTCCTGCGCGGCGTGGCCGAGGGCAAGCCCCTCTCAGAATTGGCCGCCGCCCGTGATCCGAGGGCCGCGCCGCTGCTGGGCCGCCTGACCCGCCTGCGCTTAATTGGTGAGCGCCGCACGCGGGTGGCCCGCTTGGTGGTGCAAGTTCAGCGTCAAGCGGGCGGCCGCCAAGGCAGCAGCGCGGCCATAGACGAAACGATCTTCCGGCGCTGGCGCGAGGCGGTGGGCGGTCACATCGAATATATCCAGGTGCGCGAGGAACGCAGCGGCAAGGTGTATCAGATGCCGGTCAGCGCAGCAGCTGACGCCGGCACTTCTTTGCAGCTCAGCCCCGAACTGCTGATCCGGACTGGCCTGAGGGCCGGAGACGCGGTACTGGTGCGCCCGGTGACGGCGCTGATGGGTGCCGAACCGAACTCCAGCTGA
- a CDS encoding TapB family protein: MRFENAPSCPVQRPQSPRPLVLRASAVCAGALGFLSVGSALAGACDHPYFANAGTFTYRTTAAGQVITTTSTIKLSGNTVTVNGETSGQAYNVVYDCRGGQISVRAGSQQKTAMIMSSVPPASQWKNGFVWKSAATIGSMTSQTTNRIVGSEQVTTPAGTFQALKVQSITSLDMSKMFKGQKVPPEMAKSMKDVQTTAWYAKGVGVVKQVSPNSSLELIKVSR, encoded by the coding sequence ATGCGTTTTGAGAATGCCCCGTCATGTCCTGTTCAGCGCCCCCAATCGCCCCGCCCATTGGTGCTCAGAGCAAGCGCTGTCTGCGCGGGCGCACTCGGCTTTTTGTCGGTGGGCAGCGCCCTTGCTGGAGCCTGTGACCATCCTTATTTTGCCAACGCCGGCACGTTTACTTACCGCACCACAGCCGCAGGACAAGTCATCACCACCACCAGCACTATCAAGCTTTCCGGCAACACCGTCACGGTAAACGGAGAAACTTCAGGGCAGGCTTACAACGTGGTCTACGACTGTAGAGGCGGCCAAATCAGCGTCAGGGCCGGGAGTCAGCAAAAAACAGCGATGATCATGAGCAGTGTGCCGCCCGCCAGTCAGTGGAAAAACGGTTTTGTTTGGAAGTCGGCCGCGACGATTGGCAGCATGACCAGCCAGACGACCAACCGCATCGTGGGCAGTGAGCAAGTCACCACCCCTGCCGGAACATTCCAAGCCCTCAAGGTGCAGTCCATCACCAGTTTAGATATGAGCAAAATGTTTAAAGGCCAAAAAGTGCCGCCCGAAATGGCCAAAAGCATGAAAGACGTTCAAACCACCGCTTGGTATGCCAAAGGCGTCGGGGTCGTCAAACAGGTGTCGCCGAACTCCAGCTTGGAACTCATCAAGGTCAGCCGCTGA
- a CDS encoding response regulator: MDVSNEAQPALRGRIVSLLLVDDHPVVRKGTRDLFEGQSDLQVVGEADSGESAVRQARELLPDVILMDVSMPGMNGIEATKLIKAERPSVGVLVLTSYDDDAYVFALLEAGAAGYILKNAGEEELLGAVRAVAAGESALTPAVARKVLTRFSAQSTPSPVDDSLSPRELEVLRIAASGRTNKEIARDLDISPRTVQVHLANIFSKLDVGSRTEAVLYGIKRGWIDLSAGE; encoded by the coding sequence ATGGACGTTTCAAATGAGGCCCAACCTGCCCTGCGGGGACGCATTGTTTCACTGCTGCTTGTCGACGATCATCCGGTGGTGCGCAAGGGCACCCGCGATCTTTTTGAAGGCCAGAGTGATCTTCAAGTGGTGGGCGAGGCCGACAGCGGCGAAAGTGCTGTGCGGCAGGCCCGCGAACTGCTGCCCGACGTGATTTTGATGGACGTTTCGATGCCCGGCATGAACGGCATCGAGGCCACCAAGCTGATCAAAGCCGAGCGCCCCAGCGTGGGCGTGCTGGTGCTGACCAGTTATGACGACGATGCTTACGTGTTTGCCCTTCTGGAAGCGGGCGCGGCGGGCTACATCCTCAAAAATGCGGGCGAGGAAGAACTGCTCGGCGCGGTGCGGGCAGTGGCGGCGGGTGAAAGTGCTCTGACGCCAGCGGTGGCCCGCAAAGTGCTGACCCGTTTCAGCGCCCAAAGCACCCCGAGTCCGGTGGACGACTCGCTCTCGCCGCGTGAACTCGAAGTGTTGCGAATCGCCGCCTCGGGACGCACCAACAAAGAAATTGCCCGCGACCTCGATATCTCTCCGCGCACCGTCCAAGTTCACCTCGCCAATATCTTTTCCAAGTTGGACGTGGGCAGCCGCACCGAGGCTGTGCTGTACGGCATCAAGCGCGGCTGGATCGACCTGAGTGCAGGGGAGTGA
- a CDS encoding septum site-determining protein MinC produces the protein MKFRGTLGGLNIQLDDSDTPQSVAGPLAARAALLASEVTLEIDIEAHLDTLDAVRGAVAAAGGSISRVRAPRVTAPAPSPALIAEQGSAPSSSSTALPTAALPVGNITQSLDNHTVVLPNSVRAGFRGEYGGSVVVLGDVNPGSELVAGGDVIVLGALRGVVHAGADGRESAIVWGRPIASPQIRIAGAVARAPEGSSLSSMRKLSSGVESEVARLQHGQIVIEASHVPR, from the coding sequence ATGAAGTTTCGCGGCACACTTGGCGGCCTGAATATCCAGCTCGACGACTCAGACACTCCGCAGTCGGTGGCGGGGCCGCTGGCTGCCCGCGCCGCGCTGCTGGCCAGCGAGGTGACGCTGGAAATAGACATTGAAGCCCACCTCGACACCCTCGACGCGGTGCGCGGCGCGGTGGCGGCGGCGGGCGGCAGTATCAGCCGAGTTCGCGCTCCCCGCGTGACGGCCCCGGCCCCCAGCCCCGCTCTGATCGCCGAGCAAGGTTCAGCGCCGTCCTCTTCCAGCACCGCGCTGCCCACAGCGGCCCTGCCAGTCGGCAACATCACCCAGAGCCTCGACAACCACACCGTCGTGCTGCCCAACAGCGTGCGGGCAGGCTTCCGGGGCGAATACGGGGGCAGCGTGGTGGTGTTGGGCGACGTGAATCCCGGCTCTGAATTGGTGGCGGGCGGCGACGTGATCGTGCTGGGAGCGCTCAGGGGCGTCGTCCACGCCGGAGCCGACGGACGCGAGAGCGCGATTGTCTGGGGCAGACCGATTGCCAGCCCCCAGATCCGCATTGCCGGAGCGGTCGCCCGCGCTCCCGAGGGCAGCAGCCTGAGCAGCATGAGAAAACTCAGCAGCGGGGTGGAATCTGAAGTGGCGCGGCTGCAACACGGCCAGATCGTGATCGAAGCCAGCCACGTGCCGAGGTAG